The proteins below come from a single Lasioglossum baleicum chromosome 20, iyLasBale1, whole genome shotgun sequence genomic window:
- the LOC143218670 gene encoding uncharacterized protein LOC143218670, whose protein sequence is MEQGGVSIITPTGITENSVGKSKTIGITFSSRPSLQAAKEKLKTPWLTNLLKEDATGWEILMSTLAELVGTALLVFIGCTGCIGSLGVAPSVLQVSLTFGFAVLIAIQCVGHVSGAHINPCITLAAMVLGTKSLPMTAVYILAQCIGGLIGYGCLVLITPQELIYSSTPESGASFCMTDVNANLSPLQGFTAEALATGILVLFACGLWDHRNSRNSDSAPIRFGLCVAVLCIVFIPYTGCSLNPARTLGPAVWNGYWSHHWLFWLGPITGALVASLMYRLFFLDNRNKFAGNGSLQPVETSNQTLRIIVVNIEATPTPSQDHWWEVVGVVCQRSPPQLCNRLESAFPVTINSASCSKPSETELSDQFSETDPGMSRTVLARDRYNYIAMFSHFWNFRKIRNRLQCLSKRVNAQDASFEGPGTDENPNARICFFVVYPTASFGENKRGTRDVFSLARCLHHDPYPRSSSIPVRTTTHRWRVSAVSAFDEPSVMSSNDLRSETVNIPVVDVWLLFRTCLDHVCAFFDPRVIENAAAVEYSQYIFWKHALSKTMTQLWERTARQTCVSATAHRETERCHVQDKTFRGTDRLMLSGGWSNLYSSWRGFIVAIKIEIVSFCTEARDNELKLAPTDPARFKLKFSIPYLLHLDQNSGIQSPPILDRHPPTHEVLESIRVGLESVLDKSIGNWPLDSSIDYPVNLTTNFSGFAIAGEAIQGAGDPTFGKACSSRLPAISWETIVVRRGEPPQAALSAELTGVNGSGTCLSCGRPRRAPRASARLATLVTCNFTRSVEVVPSARDIRSTTRRRMPVDFGFKKLVEGGGSVKSTMLVGFAEVLGTAILVFVGCMGCVSTLGVIPTHLQIALTFGLAVMIVIQSLGHISHAHINPAITVGAIVLGKKTVSEGIVYLVSQLVGAVTGYGMLKMASPANHLTSVGPDDSNAFCVNLLHADVSVIQGLLLEGIATGILMLVACAVWDSRNVHNTDSVPIKFGLTVSGLALAFGPYTGCSMNPARSFAPALWNNYWSHHWVYWFGPIGGALLSSFIYKLTFGNKDEPQEENLPEAVALNTVNSHK, encoded by the exons ATGGAGCAAGGTGGCGTCTCGATAATAACGCCGACTGGGATCACGGAAAATTCTGTAGGCAAATCGAAGACCATCGGGATCACGTTCAGTTCCAGACCCAGCCTGCAGGCCGCCAAGGAGAAGCTGAAGACTCCAT GGCTGACCAACCTGCTGAAAGAAGATGCCACCGGCTGGGAGATCCTGATGTCAACTCTCGCCGAGCTCGTCGGCACTGCTCTTTTGGTATTCATCGGATGCACCGGGTGCATCGGCAGCCTGGGTGTCGCGCCAAGTGTCCTGCAGGTCTCCTTGACCTTCGGCTTCGCAGTTTTGATCGCTATACAG TGTGTAGGGCACGTCAGTGGCGCGCACATCAACCCTTGCATCACGCTGGCCGCGATGGTGTTGGGCACGAAATCGCTTCCGATGACGGCGGTGTACATCCTGGCGCAGTGCATAGGGGGTCTGATCGGTTACGGTTGCCTCGTG CTGATCACCCCCCAGGAGCTGATTTACTCTTCAACGCCTGAGTCAGGAGCTTCGTTCTGCATGACCGACGTCAACGCGAATCTGTCGCCGCTGCAGGGATTCACCGCAGAGGCCCTAGCCACGGGGATCCTCGTGCTGTTCGCTTGCGGACTCTGGGACCACAGGAACTCGAGGAACTCGGACTCAGCACCGATCAGATTCGGCCTCTGCGTCGCTGTTCTCTGCATCGTCTTCATCCCGTACACCGGATGCAGCCTGAACCCTGCGAGAACTCTGGGTCCGGCTGTCTGGAACGGATACTGGAGCCATCATTGGCTATTCTGGCTGGGACCCATCACTGGAGCTTTGGTAGCCTCGCTGATGTACCGGCTATTCTTCCTGGACAACAGGAACAAGTTTGCTGGGAACGGAAGCCTTCAGCCTGTTGAGACG AGTAACCAGACTCTGAGGATCATTGTTGTCAACATCGAGGCCACGCCCACGCCGAGTCAAGACCAC TGGTGGGAGGTCGTGGGCGTGGTCTGTCAACGTTCACCTCCACAATTATGTAACCGATTGGAGTCAGCCTTCCCTGTCACGATAAATTCTGCTAGCTGTAGCAAACCATCGGAAACTGAACTTTCAGATCAGTTTTCAGAAACCGATCCCGGCATGTCCAGAACAGTGTTAGCCAGGGATAG ATATAACTACATAGCTATGTTTAGTCATTTTTGGAATTTTCGGAAAATTAGAAACCGATTACAGTGTCTAAGCAAGAGGGTGAATGCTCAGGATGCAAGTTTCGAGGGTCCCGGCACCGACGAGAATCCCAACGCGCGAATATGCTTTTTTGTTGTTTATCCAACGGCATCGTTTGGCGAAAATAAACGTGGGACTCG AGACGTGTTCAGTCTCGCGCGCTGCCTTCATCACGATCCATACCCTCGATCCTCCTCGATCCCCGTTCGAACAACGACACATCGGTGGCGGGTCAGTGCAGTGAGTGCCTTCGACGAACCGTCAGTCATGTCCTCGAACGATCTACGATCAG AAACCGTGAACATTCCAGTGGTGGATGTTTGGCTGTTGTTTCGTACATGTTTGGACCATGTCTGTGCATTTTTCGACCCGCGGGTAATTGAAAATGCAGCTGCAGTTGAATATAGTCAG TACATTTTCTGGAAACACGCTTTATCAAAGACGATGACACAGCTGTGGGAACGTACCGCCAGACAGACATGCGTGTCGGCGACAGCTCACCGCGAGACCGAAAGATGTCACGTTCAAGACAAGACTTTCCGCGGAACCGATCGGCTCATGCTATCAGGAGGTTGGTCTAATCTCTACTCGAGCTGGAGAGG CTTCATTGTTGCGATCAAGATCGAGATCGTCTCATTCTGCACAGAAGCGCGCGATAACGAGCTGAAACTCGCGCCG ACAGACCCAGCTCGATTCAAACTGAAGTTCTCCATCCCCTATCTACTCCATCTGGATCAAAATTCAGGTATCCAG TCTCCACCCATTCTGGATCGACATCCACCAACCCACGAGGTCCTGGAGTCGATCAGAGTTGGCCTGGAAAGTGTGCTAGACAAATCAATCGGTAACTGGCCGCTAGACTCATCGATCGATTATCCAGTGAACTTGACTACAAACTTCTCGGGGTTCGCGATCGCTGGAGAAGCTATCCAAGGCGCTGG agaTCCCACTTTTGGGAAGGCCTGTAGCTCGCGA TTGCCAGCGATTAGTTGGGAAACTATCGTGGTACGAAGAGGAGAGCCACCACAGGCGGCTCTCTCTGCGGAGTTGACTGGTGTCAACGGTAGTGGTACTTGTCTTTCGTGCGGCCGTCCTCGTCGAGCGCCACGCGCCAGCGCGAGGCTCGCCACGCTTGTAACTTGCAATTTTACTCGGTCGGTGGAAGTGGTTCCGAGTGCACGCGATATTCGTTCGACTACACGCCGTAGGATGCCTGTAGATTTCG GCTTCAAGAAGCTGGTGGAGGGTGGCGGGAGTGTGAAGAGCACAATGTTGGTAGGGTTCGCGGAGGTTTTGGGTACTGCGATCCTGGTGTTCGTGGGTTGCATGGGCTGCGTGTCTACCCTTGGAGTGATCCCGACGCACCTGCAGATCGCGTTGACGTTCGGCCTGGCGGTTATGATCGTTATCCAG AGTCTCGGACACATCAGCCATGCTCACATTAATCCGGCCATCACCGTGGGGGCCATCGTGCTCGGCAAGAAGACTGTCTCCGAGGGTATTGTCTACCTTGTGTCGCAGCTGGTCGGAGCCGTCACCGGGTACGGGATGCTGAAG ATGGCGAGTCCGGCGAATCATCTAACAAGCGTCGGGCCCGATGACTCGAACGCATTCTGCGTGAATCTTTTGCACGCGGATGTGTCGGTGATTCAGGGTCTTTTGTTGGAAGGAATCGCGACCGGTATACTGATGCTGGTGGCGTGCGCCGTCTGGGACTCGAGGAACGTGCATAACACGGACTCGGTGCCGATCAAGTTCGGCCTGACCGTGAGCGGGTTGGCGTTGGCTTTCGGGCCGTACACCGGCTGCAGCATGAACCCAGCTAGGTCGTTCGCCCCGGCCCTCTGGAACAATTATTGGTCCCACCATTGGGTGTACTGGTTCGGGCCGATCGGCGGCGCCCTGCTGTCTTCCTTCATCTACAAGCTCACGTTCGGCAACAAGGATGAGCCGCAGGAAGAGAACCTGCCCGAGGCTGTGGCGCTCAACACCGTCAACTCCCACAAGTAA